A stretch of Rhizobium sp. TH2 DNA encodes these proteins:
- a CDS encoding Rap1a/Tai family immunity protein — MHDYCTSRPQIVAGYVAGWGGKHEWDKDAATLTALDTMPGTTANNVAMSAVNTAKGGVCLTEGITVGQLNEVFCKYLENHPENRHQSATELVQKSFSEAWPCK; from the coding sequence ATGCATGATTACTGCACTTCAAGACCGCAGATCGTAGCGGGCTACGTTGCCGGGTGGGGTGGAAAGCACGAATGGGATAAAGACGCAGCGACGCTAACGGCGCTGGATACGATGCCTGGCACAACGGCAAATAACGTAGCGATGTCAGCCGTAAACACCGCTAAAGGAGGCGTTTGCCTAACGGAAGGCATTACCGTTGGCCAACTCAACGAGGTATTTTGTAAGTATCTGGAGAACCACCCTGAAAACCGGCACCAGTCCGCGACCGAGCTTGTGCAAAAGTCTTTTTCTGAGGCTTGGCCCTGCAAATAG
- a CDS encoding recombinase family protein — MQYIAYYRVSTKRQARSGLGLDAQCQAIRAFLKEGDRLSGEFIEAVSGRKDNRAELKKAIALAKKTGASLLIAKLDRFSRRVSFIASMMESGVGLVVADMPHATDFQLHIFAALAQEERRMISLRTKAALAQARQRGVLLGANGKKLAIENAEAADQFKALIVAKLPDGWESLGYSELARRLNAMGIKTRTGSSFYPQTVKNYLQRGATPAI; from the coding sequence ATGCAGTACATCGCTTACTATCGTGTTTCGACAAAGCGCCAAGCCAGGTCCGGACTAGGCCTAGATGCCCAATGCCAGGCGATTAGGGCCTTTCTAAAAGAAGGCGATAGGTTGTCTGGAGAATTCATCGAAGCTGTTTCAGGACGTAAGGATAACCGGGCGGAGCTTAAGAAGGCGATCGCGCTTGCCAAGAAAACTGGAGCCTCACTTCTAATTGCCAAGCTTGATCGCTTCTCTCGAAGGGTGAGTTTCATCGCCAGCATGATGGAGTCGGGTGTCGGACTCGTCGTTGCTGACATGCCGCATGCGACAGACTTCCAGCTTCATATCTTCGCTGCCTTGGCCCAGGAAGAGCGTCGGATGATCTCTCTAAGAACCAAGGCCGCTCTCGCCCAGGCAAGGCAGCGCGGAGTGCTGTTGGGAGCCAACGGGAAAAAGCTTGCCATCGAAAATGCAGAGGCGGCAGATCAATTCAAAGCTCTAATCGTCGCGAAGCTTCCCGACGGCTGGGAGTCCCTTGGCTATTCAGAACTGGCTCGCCGGCTGAACGCAATGGGCATCAAAACTCGTACAGGAAGCTCCTTTTATCCGCAGACTGTGAAAAACTATCTGCAGCGCGGAGCAACCCCAGCGATTTAA
- a CDS encoding DUF4145 domain-containing protein, which translates to MIPPLHAERHWKNNELSHEMETGQFTAVFTCDNPFCGEIVTVTGRYEKRTHYEHNPETDNMDESEDLLFWPKSMYPAPPVIKVPEGLGKPCKEHLQVAYSLIWVDGGSCANRLRIFVEALLDQLKVPTTGPKGNRKNATWDLSDRIKALDAIDPGHKDSLDALRFVGNVGSHEGKVEFKTVLQCFQILENALEELINRKSEKLRAIIDNLVVSKGKPKA; encoded by the coding sequence ATGATACCGCCGCTTCATGCTGAGCGTCACTGGAAGAACAATGAGCTTTCACATGAGATGGAAACTGGCCAGTTCACGGCGGTTTTCACCTGTGACAACCCATTTTGTGGAGAAATAGTCACTGTCACCGGGCGGTATGAAAAGCGTACGCACTACGAGCATAATCCTGAAACTGACAACATGGACGAAAGCGAAGACCTGCTTTTCTGGCCGAAAAGCATGTATCCAGCGCCGCCCGTTATTAAAGTCCCTGAGGGCCTTGGGAAGCCTTGCAAGGAGCACCTCCAAGTCGCTTACAGTCTCATATGGGTAGACGGCGGGTCGTGTGCTAATCGCCTCCGCATCTTTGTGGAAGCGCTACTCGACCAACTGAAAGTGCCCACCACCGGTCCAAAGGGAAATCGCAAGAATGCCACCTGGGACCTGTCGGACCGCATCAAAGCGCTCGATGCGATTGACCCCGGTCACAAAGACAGCCTTGACGCCCTACGGTTTGTTGGAAACGTCGGAAGCCATGAAGGGAAGGTCGAATTCAAGACGGTCCTCCAGTGTTTCCAAATTCTCGAAAACGCGCTGGAAGAACTAATCAACCGCAAGAGTGAGAAGCTGCGCGCCATCATCGACAATTTGGTCGTGTCGAAGGGCAAACCAAAGGCTTGA
- a CDS encoding recombinase family protein, translating to MRPKAYSYIRMSTEIQLRGDSLRRQTEAAEKYAKAHNLDLQTNFKLEDIGVSAFKGRNVREGQLGRFLNAVQAGEIEKGSYLVVESLDRISRSQPQTAASLFLQILEAGVNIITLVDNKVYEANNCAFVDIIMSVVIMSRAHDESHTKSVRVGAAWENKRKGLAHKKLTRVCPAWLTLNDDRTEFTITEDRAQLIQTIFTQADAGKGAYQIAHAFNATGVKPFSDSDGWHESYMAKILKNRSVIGEFQPHRFVDGKRVPWGDPISGYYPAIVTEAQFDRVQKGRKVRGARGAGRKGTRLVNLFAGVAKCGYCDGPMSIEDKGEGPKGGVYIRCTNSKRFHRCDASSWRLRYFEKSFLRYVSELDLSVVLGRPDEGRELIEAGILAKTSALEKLELQREKAFDLLADADSAGDFVKRRLVSLSDEITQIGKDIVQLRSELANHATQADPSLPTLENKIDDIDWDNAKAYDDRTKIANWIKLNVRELLLYPDDLSGPPPRTKVRDYTYSPDKHFSVLFDDGNFRTLSFSADDLLTYKVSITADDDGWTLTNALGDVQRHLDS from the coding sequence ATGCGACCTAAAGCCTACTCATACATCAGAATGTCAACGGAAATTCAGTTGCGAGGCGACAGTCTCAGGCGACAAACTGAAGCCGCTGAGAAGTATGCCAAAGCGCATAATCTCGACCTGCAGACGAATTTTAAATTGGAGGACATCGGCGTGTCTGCCTTCAAAGGCAGAAACGTCCGCGAAGGGCAGCTTGGTCGCTTCCTTAATGCCGTGCAGGCTGGAGAAATCGAAAAGGGTTCTTACCTCGTCGTAGAATCGCTCGATCGGATCAGCCGAAGTCAACCGCAAACCGCTGCATCACTTTTCCTTCAGATATTGGAGGCGGGCGTAAACATCATCACGCTGGTCGATAATAAGGTTTATGAGGCAAACAACTGCGCGTTCGTCGATATCATTATGTCCGTTGTCATCATGAGCCGGGCTCACGATGAATCTCATACGAAAAGTGTTCGCGTCGGTGCCGCGTGGGAAAACAAGCGAAAAGGGCTAGCCCACAAGAAGCTGACTAGAGTCTGTCCTGCTTGGCTCACACTCAATGACGATCGAACCGAGTTCACCATCACCGAGGATAGAGCCCAGCTCATTCAAACGATCTTCACCCAAGCCGACGCCGGCAAAGGTGCGTATCAGATTGCGCATGCCTTCAATGCCACCGGGGTGAAACCATTCTCAGATTCAGATGGTTGGCACGAGTCCTACATGGCCAAAATTTTGAAAAATCGATCCGTCATCGGTGAGTTTCAGCCTCATCGGTTTGTTGATGGCAAACGAGTTCCCTGGGGCGATCCAATTTCCGGATACTATCCCGCCATCGTAACGGAAGCCCAATTCGATCGCGTTCAAAAAGGCCGGAAGGTCCGGGGCGCGAGGGGAGCCGGGAGAAAGGGAACACGGCTCGTCAACCTTTTCGCTGGTGTTGCGAAATGCGGATACTGCGACGGCCCCATGTCGATCGAGGATAAGGGGGAAGGACCCAAAGGGGGTGTCTACATTCGTTGCACCAATTCGAAACGTTTCCACCGTTGTGACGCATCGTCTTGGCGTCTTCGTTATTTTGAAAAAAGCTTCCTCAGGTATGTTTCAGAGCTTGACCTAAGTGTGGTTCTGGGCCGGCCGGACGAGGGCCGTGAACTGATCGAGGCTGGCATCCTGGCTAAGACGTCAGCGCTGGAAAAGCTGGAGCTGCAACGTGAAAAGGCATTCGACTTGCTAGCTGATGCAGACAGCGCAGGCGACTTCGTCAAACGCCGCCTCGTATCCTTATCTGACGAAATTACGCAGATCGGAAAGGATATCGTTCAACTTCGTAGTGAGTTGGCGAACCATGCAACGCAGGCCGATCCCAGCTTACCTACTCTGGAAAACAAGATCGATGACATCGACTGGGACAACGCGAAGGCCTATGATGACCGTACGAAGATCGCGAATTGGATCAAGCTGAACGTCAGAGAACTGCTGCTTTATCCAGATGATCTCAGTGGCCCTCCCCCGAGAACGAAAGTCCGAGATTACACGTATTCGCCCGACAAACACTTTTCTGTGCTGTTTGACGATGGCAACTTTCGAACGCTGTCATTTTCTGCCGATGACTTGCTCACGTACAAAGTCTCGATCACGGCTGACGATGATGGTTGGACGCTAACAAACGCTCTGGGAGATGTGCAGCGCCATCTCGATAGCTAG